In Haematobia irritans isolate KBUSLIRL chromosome 1, ASM5000362v1, whole genome shotgun sequence, a genomic segment contains:
- the Fbp1 gene encoding fat body protein 1 yields the protein MRHILAILCLVGLATSAVLIDRTGLNINSMEANKNGVRRLSTMTKEELLRQKFILDILHQVEMPLQNPAWLQVRMEDVTDETMYMGPLDEDMKVMLDLIRSNRVLASHEMCSLNHEEHVRQLLGLYRLFVRCRNFEMVQRLAIFARRNINPVLFVNALTLAMEDRADSRMLIMPAIYEILPRLYNDDAVLRLVENVQRDMVVNGNVASMRPNILDVIDMGRRAKIMKSQMSQMGGGGMIDKTKLWMPWRNMRLQLALQKSLGGRVLMPTNPTDETIDTVQVRRITLGTDGEGKRMDLLPNDMGLRAWLNILLDELIVEQNSMSHDTMGGRWHKPTIGNVNMDERMPTNPHMEMPVNDMDMMQMNVDQRVMDEKRMNIQMDNMDRMKTMNVDRNRVMDMDNLETTSGRRTDWNRESLMWPSKREWMNAIDKDQERNMPNRNNIPLNRDIMEDRQTRIIDAERSLNTNEMREINRRIMDENRRGSTDEDDWMNARMTPNMMPRKRLDEDLPVTSIDSDRLLHVGGRRLHLLHSDVMGKQNRNPIEMKDNVERDETRRPWVIRENVMEDSNPNKDSGRRVRLIHADLRGKEGMGMEGTNSNQRRPWEIQEDTNVPIDNEWQATPMENKRSPSFGGRRLHLIHGDLNGKENIDLSQINRQTVNTMNRRDMNRMTTTMQGNDDDMPIWWENKREAHRIPRSVSSMLGENRKTRVGRMILNMMQELVARLNIEQMSLQQDMTMKTKKIGIPMMVNDMSDVRMMVLNDIRINEQSRRVIVEKMDEISQRLEQSMQIAIEHLSNKQSYYNRMNQDMDETVIQHIDQIAMTEILQEIMALSEYVEGGQMSNILENSVTQLLLRHIVNTVEQQMEKLQGEHKVEDIVMNSVHINNVKVDKLQTLVENVDVDMTNMLATNPKNIGMDKTIQTILGRVPRLNHKPFTITVDITSDRPQRAMIRTLLGPKTDIMGNNMPLEQLRQNFMLLDIANVELKQGRNTLKLKSRDITWTGRDVTPYSEMYQRVMQTLRGEMDWMSDVIIGQTNMMPHRLLLPRGRVGGLPMQLMVVVTPEISEISHDLANLRMNMDTLITNNAVSMRYPMDRKIDNMREMLMLPNVCVTDVMIHHEN from the exons ATGAGACATATTCTTGCAATATTGTGCCTGGTCGGATTGGCCACAAGTGCAGTTCTAATAGATAGGACAGGACTCAATATCAATAGCATGGAAGCAaataaaaatg GTGTTCGAAGACTTTCCACCATGACCAAGGAGGAGTTACTGAGACAAAAATTCATTCTAGATATCCTGCATCAAGTGGAAATGCCTTTACAAAATCCCGCATGGTTACAAGTTCGCATGGAAGATGTAACGGACGAGACCATGTATATGGGTCCTCTTGATGAGGATATGAAGGTAATGCTCGATCTGATACGCAGCAATCGTGTCCTGGCCTCCCATGAAATGTGTTCCCTTAACCATGAGGAGCATGTACGTCAACTTCTAGGGTTATATCGTCTATTTGTGCGTTGCCGTAACTTTGAAATGGTTCAACGTCTTGCTATCTTCGCCCGTCGCAATATTAATCCAGTATTATTTGTCAATGCATTGACCTTAGCTATGGAAGACCGTGCCGATAGTCGTATGCTGATAATGCCGGCCATTTATGAAATTCTTCCCAGATTATATAACGATGATGCTGTTCTACGACTTGTGGAAAATGTGCAACGCGATATGGTGGTCAATGGAAATGTAGCCTCTATGCGTCCTAACATTttggatgtaatcgatatgggaCGAAGGGCCAAAATAATGAAATCTCAAATGTCACAGATGGGAGGCGGAGGAATGATAGATAAAACCAAACTTTGGATGCCCTGGAGAAATATGCGTTTGCAATTAGCCCTCCAAAAATCTCTTGGTGGTCGGGTTCTTATGCCAACCAATCCAACAGATGAAACGATTGATACTGTACAAGTTCGGCGTATTACTTTAGGAACTGATGGTGAAGGAAAACGCATGGATTTACTCCCCAATGATATGGGCCTAAGAGCTTGGCTTAATATCTTACTGGATGAACTTATTGTAGAGCAAAATTCCATGAGCCATGACACCATGGGTGGAAGATGGCATAAACCTACAATTGGAAATGTAAACATGGACGAAAGAATGCCAACAAACCCGCACATGGAAATGCCAGTTAACGACATGGATATGATGCAAATGAATGTTGATCAGAGAGTTATGGATGAGAAACGCATGAATATCCAAATGGATAATATGGATAGAATGAAAACTATGAACGTAGATCGTAATCGTGTTATGGATATGGATAACTTGGAGACCACGTCAGGTCGTCGTACAGATTGGAATCGTGAGTCATTAATGTGGCCTTCCAAGAGGGAATGGATGAATGCCATAGACAAAGATCAGGAACGCAATATGCCCAATAGG aatAATATTCCATTGAATCGTGACATCATGGAAGATAGGCAAACTCGTATCATTGATGCAGAAAGATCACTCAATACGAATGAAATGCGAGAGATCAATCGCCGTATAATGGACGAAAATAGACGAGGATCAACCGATGAAGACGACTGGATGAATGCTCGCATGACACCAAATATGATGCCAAGGAAACGTTTAGATGAGGACCTACCAGTTACATCTATCGATAGTGACCGTCTGCTTCATGTAGGCGGTAGAAGATTGCACTTACTTCACAGCGATGTGATGGGCAAGCAGAATCGAAATCCAATTGAAATGAAAGACAACGTAGAACGAGATGAAACGAGACGTCCTTGGGTCATTCGAGAAAACGTAATGGAAGATAGTAATCCAAATAAGGATTCAGGcagacgagtacgtttaattcaTGCTGATCTACGAGGTAAGGAAGGTATGGGCATGGAAGGTACAAATAGCAATCAAAGACGTCCTTGGGAAATTCAAGAAGACACAAATGTTCCCATCGACAATGAGTGGCAAGCAACTCCAATGGAAAACAAACGTTCACCTAGTTTTGGAGGAAGAAGACTTCATCTTATTCATGGTGACTTAAATGGCAAGGAAAACATAGATCTATCCCAGATCAACCGTCAAACTGTTAACACGATGAATCGTCGTGACATGAATAGAATGACGACCACGATGCAAGGAAATGATGATGATATGCCCATATGGTGGGAAAATAAAAGAGAAGCCCACCGTATTCCTCGAAGTGTTAGCAGTATGTTAGGAGAAAATCGCAAAACACGTGTTGGCAGAATGATTTTGAATATGATGCAGGAGTTAGTGGCCCGCCTTAACATCGAACAAATGTCATTGCAACAGGATATGACAATGAAAACCAAGAAAATAGGAATTCCCATGATGGTCAATGATATGAGTGACGTTCGTATGATGGTGCTCAATGATATTCGCATCAATGAGCAATCAAGACGTGTGATCGTggaaaaaatggatgaaatttcACAACGTTTGGAACAATCAATGCAAATCGCTATAGAACATCTCTCCAACAAGCAATCCTATTATAATCGCATGAATCAAGATATGGATGAGACCGTAATCCAACATATCGATCAAATAGCCATGACTGAAATTCTACAAGAAATTATGGCTCTCTCCGAATATGTTGAAGGTGGTCAAATGTCAAATATTTTGGAGAATTCGGTAACGCAACTACTACTGCGTCACATTGTTAATACCGTAGagcaacaaatggaaaaattgcaAGGAGAACATAAGGTCGAAGATATTGTTATGAATAGTGTCCATATTAACAATGTTAAAGTTGATAAACTTCAAACACTTGTAGAAAACGTGGATGTGGACATGACTAATATGTTGGCTACGAACCCCAAAAATATTGGCATGGACAAGACTATACAAACTATACTTGGACGTGTACCACGGCTCAATCACAAACCATTTACCATTACTGTGGACATTACATCGGATCGCCCACAAAGAGCTATGATTCGAACGTTATTGGGTCCCAAAACCGATATCATGGGTAATAACATGCCCTTGGAACAGTTAAGGCAAAACTTTATGCTCTTGGATATAGCCAATGTAGAATTGAAACAAGGACGCAACACTCTTAAACTCAAATCTCGTGATATAACATGGACTGGCCGTGATGTTACCCCCTACTCAGAAATGTATCAACGTGTCATGCAAACATTGCGAGGTGAAATGGATTGGATGAGTGATGTAATAATTGGTCAAACCAATATGATGCCACATCGTCTTCTATTGCCTCGTGGTCGTGTCGGTGGTCTTCCAATGCAATTAATGGTTGTAGTTACACCTGAAATTTCTGAAATAAGCCATGATCTTGCCAATCTTCGCATGAATATGGACACCTTAATCACAAATAATGCGGTATCCATGCGTTATCCCATGGATCGTAAAATCGACAATATGCGTGAAATGTTAATGCTTCCCAATGTATGTGTGACAGATGTGATGATACATCATGAAAATTAA
- the LOC142228472 gene encoding ras-related protein Rab6-like, with translation MSPNPHSPLPQATMSSGDFGNPLRKFKLVFLGEQSVGKTSLITRFMYDSFDNTYQATIGIDFLSKTMYLEDRTVRLQLWDTAGQERFRSLIPSYIRDSTVAVVVYDITNTNSFYQTSKWIDDVRTERGSDVIIMLVGNKTDLADKRLVSTEEGERKAKELNVMFIETSAKSGYNVKLLFRRVAAALPGMDSAADNKPSDAMQDIQLGQQNEQKDPEGGCAC, from the coding sequence ATGTCGCCCAATCCCCACTCACCATTGCCACAGGCAACTATGTCATCTGGAGATTTTGGTAATCCCTTGCGTAAATTCAAGCTGGTATTCCTGGGGGAGCAAAGTGTTGGAAAAACATCACTCATCACTCGTTTCATGTACGACAGCTTTGACAACACCTATCAGGCCACCATTGGTATTGATTTCCTATCGAAGACCATGTATTTAGAGGATCGTACAGTGCGTTTACAGCTATGGGATACGGCAGGTCAGGAACGTTTTCGTTCGTTGATTCCCTCTTACATACGTGATTCAACAGTGGCCGTTGTGGTCTATGACATTACCAATACCAATTCGTTTTATCAAACCTCTAAATGGATCGATGATGTTCGCACCGAAAGAGGTAGTGATGTCATTATCATGTTGGTGGGTAACAAAACCGATTTGGCCGATAAACGTCTGGTCTCCACCGAAGAAGGTGAACGCAAGGCTAAGGAATTGAATGTCATGTTCATTGAAACAAGTGCCAAGTCTGGCTATAATGTGAAATTACTATTCCGACGCGTGGCTGCTGCATTGCCGGGTATGGACTCGGCAGCCGATAATAAACCTTCCGATGCTATGCAAGATATACAATTGGGACAACAGAACGAGCAAAAGGATCCCGAAGGGGGCTGTGCCTGTTAA
- the Task7 gene encoding TWIK-related acid-sensitive K[+] channel 7 has translation MLIESYRDYIVEFVTQCSMKRQNVRTLSLVVCTFTYLLIGAAVFDSLESDFESKRWDFLQAVKNNFMKKYNVSTEDLRMMEIVIIENKPHKAGPQWKFAGAFYFATVVLAMIGYGHSTPVTIGGKAFCMAYAMVGIPLGLVMFQSIGERLNKFASVIIRRAKRYMHCSHTEATEMNLMLATGMLSSIIITTGAAVFSRYEGWSYFDSFYYCFVTLTTIGFGDYVALQNDQALMNKPGYVALSLVFILFGLAVVAASINLLVLRFMTMQAEDAKRDEQDAQNLAAASQPVTFDTEHNYNIHGKLLNGSNYMTEYDETASICSCTCLGGTRCMNHETFADPDFRPTDIIASTISLKRASV, from the exons ATGCTCATTGAATCCTATAGAGATTATATTGTTGAGTTTGTGACACAGTGCAGCATGAAACGCCAGAATGTTCGGACCCTCTCATTGGTGGTTTGTACATTCACCTATTTGCTAATTGGAGCTGCCGTCTTCGATAGTTTGGAATCGGATTTTGAATCAAAGAGATGGGATTTTCTTCAGGCGGTCAAGAATAACTTCATGAAGAAATACAATGTGTCCACGGAAGATTTGCGTATGATGGAGATCGTTATAATCGAAAATAAACCACACAAAGCTGGCCCACAATGGAAGTTTGCTGGAGCATTTTATTTCGCCACGGTGGTCTTGGCTATGATAGGATATGGCCATTCCACCCCAGTGACAATAGGAGGAAAGGCTTTTTGCATGGCCTATGCAATG GTTGGTATTCCTTTGGGTCTTGTTATGTTCCAAAGTATTGGTGAACgtttaaataaatttgcatcTGTGATTATACGAAGAGCTAAACGTTATATGCATTGCAGTCATACAGAGGCAACGGAAATGAATCTTATGTTAGCCACGGGAATGCTATCATCAATTATAATTACAACCGGCGCCGCTGTATTCTCCCGGTATGAAGGCTGGAGCTATTTCGATAGCTTCTACTATTGTTTTGTTACCTTGACTACCATAGGATTTGGAGATTATGTGGCTCTACAAAATGACCAAGCTTTGATGAATAAACCCGGCTATGTAGCTCTGAGTTTAGTCTTTATTCTATTCGGTTTGGCTGTAGTAGCTGCCAGTATTAATTTATTGGTTTTACGTTTTATGACCAT GCAAGCTGAAGATGCCAAACGTGATGAACAGGATGCCCAAAATTTAGCTGCTGCTAGTCAACCCGTCACATTCGATACGGAACATAATTACAATATACATGGCAAACTATTGAATGGATCCAATTATATGACAGAATATGATGAAACTGCTTCAATATGTTCCTGTACATGTTTGGGTGGCACACGCTGTATGAATCACGAGACATTCGCCGATCCGGATTTTCGTCCTACCGATATTATTGCCAGTACTATTAGCCTTAAGAGAGCTTCAGTTTGA